A stretch of DNA from Tachysurus vachellii isolate PV-2020 chromosome 4, HZAU_Pvac_v1, whole genome shotgun sequence:
tctccccgtgcctcgggggtttcctccgggtactccggtttcctcccccggtccaaagacatgcatggtaggttgattggcatctctggaaaattgtccgtagtgtgtgattgtgtgagtgaatgagagtgtgtgtgtgtgccctgtgatgggttggcactccgtccagggtgtatcctgccttgatgcccgatgacgcctgagataggcacaggctccccgtgacccgaggtagttcagataagcggtagaagatgaatgaagtgctgtttggcaaaaaaaaattttattcatattttcacattttagtcATATTTTCTACACAGATATCTGACAAGAAAATGCGAGCTGGCAGTTAGATGGAAAGGTTCTAAGggggtgaatatttatgcatgCATTCTGAGTTTCAGTGATAATTTACTACTTGTTGTTTGTTCCTGTTTGACAGACCGTCCTGAAGGAAATCAGGACTTGGTTGGATGTGCATCCTAAGGAGATAGTCATCCTGTCCTTCAGTCATTTCCTGGGCCTGAGTCAGGAGCTCCACACACTCCTCATCTCAACCATAAAGAGTGTGTTCAACTCCAAGCTGTGTCCTAAAACGGTATGACCAGCATCACCACGACTATCTAACATATACGAGGAATCATTCGAGCTTATCGCTTTAGTGCAAAAAATACTGCAAATGTTTTACTGTTGTTGCTGAAATTGCAGCATCAAGCACATATGTGGAAGTGATGGAAATCACGAgaaaaatttaaacaaacaacagaTTTAAACACACCAAGAGCATGGCATCATTGGGACACACATGATGGAGATGCCAGGCTTCACGAGGAGAAACAGTGCTTGATTACTGTGCTGATATGACTCAGGTGTCAGCGTGAGCAGGAGGCGGAGCTTTTGGTATCTGAACCTCAGATGTCAGATTTTGATGATATGGATTAGTCTATAGATCAGAATCACATTATATATGATTCAAAACATTATATAACAGCTCTGTTGAATTCTggctgctgattggtcagaaggtgttgattaagaGTAATGCAGGTTTATGTTAATGCGCTTAAcctaatatgttattatttctatagcaacggttCGTACACAGGGACGTGTACAGCGGTTAAAACGTAAATGTCATTGCTAACATCGTAACATTTAatgcaaagagaaaaaagaatgcaGTGAGGGAACGAGTGTTTATGTAtatgagaacaggaactagctTCACAAAATGAAACGcaactgtaaatggataaaaagcttCATTACACTTTCCCGTTCCTGTCACGTTCCTGTTCCtgttattttcctgtaaaagcATAACATggtttaatgataataaaaataaaagatggagGTACTTGGAGACTCGCTGCTTGTTCTGAATGtcattataaataaactgtaagTTTTTTCCGTCAGGATGTGGTCACGCTGAGGAGTTTGTGGAGTTCAGGTCAGCAGGTGATCGTCTCGTACGAGCACAATTTAGCGAACTGCCACACAGAGCTGTGGCCTCATGTACCCTACTGGTGGGCTAACAAGTGTAAAGCCGAAGCGCTGATCGAGGAGTTAGAACGCAGGAAACAACACGGTCGTCCAGGTAACGCTCATCAGAATGCCTTCATCAATCACCCGAGAAAtttcaaatataatatatatgtgtataatttTACAGGAGGCTTCTTCGTGACGGGGATCAATCTCACTGAGGACCTGAAGTACATCTGCTCCCATCCCACCGAGTCACTCAAGGACATGGTCATGTCGACGTATCCGATGCTGCTTGCCTGGGTCCGGGAGCAGAAACCTGGATCCTGCGCTGACTCGCTCAATATCATCGCTGCCGATTTCGTGACTGAGAGCGAGTTCATACGAACTGTCGTAGCACTGAACGAAAATCTGCTGAGTAAAAGCacatgaggatgatgatgaaggtgatgatgatgatgcagctGGTTGGTTTTGCACAATATTTGGCACATAGCACACACGTTTACTTATTTTCTGAAATAGACATAGACAAATAGACATAGACATGTAGACATTTGCGGGGACTCTTTTGAATATGATTTCAGTTACGGGTAGGATCTTAATGCTATGCACTAATCGTTATgacttgaatttttattattattaatgacttGTATGACTAATGTGCTGTCTTTATTCTAAAGTTTTACCTCTTTAACCTGGCAATAACCTTTAGTAGAGTTTTTAAATGTAGACGCTCAGAAACGAAAGGGATTATCTTGCAGTTGCTTATTAACGAAGTGCGAACCTCAGGGCTCGGTACTGGGTACGTTTAAAATGGGAAATGTGAATGTAATGTACCGTTAAAGACTTTTCTTGAACTTGATAGGTGATTCCAGGATTTGTGATTTACTTACCTCGGTTTAGCTTCGAGCTGTTTGTGAACCCTGTGATCATGAGCAGAGTTTTTGGCATTGACATTCAAGTCACTGCCTCTGTTTTCACCTCACATACACCTACAGGCTCAGATAACAATGGCTGCGCTCCAAGGACacagttttgttctgtttgtcttCATGTTTCAATTGTTTTAAATAGGATTGTTTTAAATCGTGATCAATTCTGTCACATTGTACTTTTCTGAGACATCGTAGCTACCcagatgtatttgttttattttaaattacaagCCAAAA
This window harbors:
- the plcxd1 gene encoding PI-PLC X domain-containing protein 1 is translated as MSREAPSHRSPVSLRGLPMDVWMASLPGELWDIPLWNLAIPGSHNAITYCLDMNNRSPIDLKQPDMLQKLDKYMKPLIRPFVYKWAVTQECTVREQMDCGVRYCDLRIARRPNDNSSDLYFYHGVYTTITVETVLKEIRTWLDVHPKEIVILSFSHFLGLSQELHTLLISTIKSVFNSKLCPKTDVVTLRSLWSSGQQVIVSYEHNLANCHTELWPHVPYWWANKCKAEALIEELERRKQHGRPGGFFVTGINLTEDLKYICSHPTESLKDMVMSTYPMLLAWVREQKPGSCADSLNIIAADFVTESEFIRTVVALNENLLSKST